Below is a genomic region from Citrobacter telavivensis.
ATGGTACCGGATCGCCTGCCGGTTCGCTGTTGAGCAACTTCTGCGTGTAGGGATGGGTGGGCGCATGGAGAAGGGGAGCGGCACGGTTTTGCTCAACGCATTGCCCGTTTTGCATCACCGCCACGCTGTCGGCGAGCTTCCTGACAATACTGAGGTTATGGGTGATGAACAACATCCCCATATTCAGCTCGCGCTGGAGTTCGCGCAGCAGTTGCAGGATCTGCGCCTGTACCGAGACATCCAGCGCGGTGGTTGGCTCATCAGCGATGAGCAATTCGGGTCGCGTTAATAGCGCCATTGCAATCATCACCCGCTGACGTTCGCCGCCGGAAAGTTGGTGCGGGTAATCACCCAGTCGTGTTGCCGCCTGACGAATGCCGACCCGGTCGAGACAGCTTAATATCTCCGCGCGTGCCGCTTCCCGGCGCATTCCCCGGTGCAGGGAAAGCACTTCATAGAGCTGTTTTTCGAGATTGTGGAGCGGGTTTAGCGACACCATCGGCTCCTGGAAAATCATGGCAATCTTGTTGCCGCGTACGCCGTGCAGGGTCTGCTCACTGGCGTGCAGTAAGGACTCACCGTGAAAACGGATATCGCCGCCGAGATACACTGCGGGCGGGGTAGGCAACAGGCGCAGAATCGACAGCGCGGTAACGCTCTTGCCGGAGCCGGATTCTCCCACCAGCGCCAGCGTTTCGCCAGCCTCCACGCGCAACGAAATCGCGTTAACCACCGTGCGGACCGTCTCCTGCTTGCGAAATCCCAGCGTCAGATTGTCAATGGCGAGCAAAGGTTGCGTCATATTACACCGCCTTGTTGGGATCGAATGCGTCACGGACGGCCTCGCCGATAAAGATCAGCAGCGAGAGTAAAATGGCTACGGACAGGAAGGCGGTGATGCCCAGCCACGGCGCTTGCAGGTTATTTTTACCTTGCAGGAGCAACTCGCCCAGCGAAGGAGAGCCTAGCGGCAAACCAAAGCCGAGGAAGTCCAGCGACGTCAGGGTCGTAATGGAACTGCATAAAATGAACGGTAAGAAGGTCAGGGTGGCAACCATTGCGTTGGGTAGCATGTGGCGAAAGATGATACTGCGGTCGCTAACGCCGAGCGCCTGGGCGGCCCGGATATAGTCAAAATTACGCGTGCGTAAGAACTCTGCGCGCACCACGCCCACCAGACTCATCCAGCCAAACAGCACCGTAATCGCCAGCAGCCACCAGAAGTTGG
It encodes:
- the yejF gene encoding microcin C ABC transporter ATP-binding protein YejF, producing MTQPLLAIDNLTLGFRKQETVRTVVNAISLRVEAGETLALVGESGSGKSVTALSILRLLPTPPAVYLGGDIRFHGESLLHASEQTLHGVRGNKIAMIFQEPMVSLNPLHNLEKQLYEVLSLHRGMRREAARAEILSCLDRVGIRQAATRLGDYPHQLSGGERQRVMIAMALLTRPELLIADEPTTALDVSVQAQILQLLRELQRELNMGMLFITHNLSIVRKLADSVAVMQNGQCVEQNRAAPLLHAPTHPYTQKLLNSEPAGDPVPLPQGLSPLLSVEDLRVAFPIRKGILKRVVANNEVVKGISFSLQPGETLGLVGESGSGKSTTGLALLRLITSQGSIVFDGQQLQHLKRRQLLPVRHRIQVVFQDPNSSLNPRLSVLQIIEEGLRVHQPALSAEQREQQVVAVMAEVGLDADTRHRYPAEFSGGQRQRIAIARALILKPSLIILDEPTSSLDRTVQAQILALLKSLQQKHRLAYIFISHDLHVVRALCHQVIVLRQGEVIEQGQCQHVFSAPQQAYTRQLLTLS